From Trueperella pecoris, a single genomic window includes:
- a CDS encoding succinate dehydrogenase/fumarate reductase iron-sulfur subunit: MKINLEFWRQDGSKDSGHFDTHTLNDVDDTASFLEMLDQLNEELFAEGKEPVAFDSDCREGICGQCGIVINGDPHGPKVTTTCQLHMRTFKDGDTITIEPWRSAAFPVLKDLVVDRSALDRIVQAGGYISVNTGAAPDAHSVPVPKEHADRAFEAAACIGCGACVAACPNGSAMLFTSAKVLHLGLLPQGQPERYDRVVNMLAQHDAEGFGGCTNVGACHEACPKEVPLELISLLNRELMKAQVHGR, encoded by the coding sequence GTGAAAATTAACCTCGAATTTTGGCGTCAGGATGGCTCTAAGGACTCGGGCCATTTCGACACCCACACTCTCAACGACGTTGACGATACGGCCTCCTTCTTGGAGATGCTCGATCAGCTCAACGAGGAGTTGTTTGCCGAGGGCAAGGAGCCCGTGGCGTTCGACTCCGACTGCCGTGAGGGCATCTGCGGTCAGTGTGGCATCGTCATCAACGGCGATCCGCACGGCCCGAAGGTGACCACGACCTGCCAGTTGCACATGCGCACTTTCAAGGATGGCGACACGATCACGATCGAACCATGGCGTTCGGCAGCCTTCCCAGTGCTGAAGGATCTTGTTGTTGACCGTTCCGCTCTGGACCGCATTGTCCAGGCCGGTGGCTACATTTCGGTCAACACGGGGGCTGCGCCAGATGCGCACTCGGTTCCGGTTCCCAAGGAGCATGCCGACCGCGCCTTCGAAGCTGCCGCCTGCATCGGCTGTGGCGCATGCGTGGCTGCGTGCCCGAATGGTTCGGCCATGCTGTTCACCTCGGCCAAGGTTCTCCACCTCGGTCTGCTCCCGCAGGGGCAGCCCGAGCGTTACGACCGTGTCGTCAACATGCTCGCCCAGCACGATGCTGAAGGTTTCGGCGGCTGTACCAACGTCGGCGCTTGCCATGAGGCTTGCCCGAAGGAGGTCCCGCTTGAGCTGATTTCGCTGCTGA